One Parachlamydia sp. AcF125 DNA segment encodes these proteins:
- a CDS encoding M48 family metallopeptidase yields MFSSIFYLILVLLAISLSPHGETVTLDPGVAFLISMSLYAVLIGLICLQNISFRKGLQKNRSLMLGLANVELLAFLILYHFFLGGDQIFFSSSCHFSATFQTLFSVTLFFFGIWTFHYTASKPKRFAAPQEKAHSYASSQVRFILPFALPFLLLTVLTDIFQFHPFFDLSKLQEMSTLTDTLILFGFSLGFMMLLLIFFPPLIQWIWQCQPLKDSPFQQKLQKICERAGFKHPKLKVWTVMNQSLTAAIIGVIPPFRYVLFTKKLLHTLSAEAIEAILAHEIGHSYRKHLLIYPFVLFGFMVLTGILSLLFAQTIENTLNLEILLNPNLNWQLIVPLLFFLFYGTSLILYLRYVFGFFSRLFERQADLHVYALGVPPEHMIKALDELGVATGHTHEHPSWHHYSIQQRINFLHQTIQFPSLIESHNRKVKKILFAYFMALFVGACLLLSPWLPHLSPFSKIQQTFSHLSHSFNHSWNASLRYNLARKYQHDYRLTSHSAILQKTLEEAFESFDRGRTVEEINLIASQRLYKAGEVYASSILLTQIWQQMPSKDFKQQFLTQLFSFTNLLLQNPSINQEAIQQLQQEYERKMKTIKISKKGI; encoded by the coding sequence GTGTTTTCGAGTATTTTCTATCTCATCCTTGTCTTATTAGCAATTAGCCTTTCTCCCCATGGAGAAACTGTCACTCTCGATCCAGGAGTAGCCTTTTTAATTTCCATGAGTCTTTATGCTGTGCTGATCGGCTTAATTTGTTTGCAAAATATCTCGTTTAGAAAGGGTTTACAAAAAAATAGAAGTTTAATGCTAGGTTTAGCGAATGTAGAATTGCTGGCATTTTTAATCCTCTACCATTTTTTTCTAGGTGGGGATCAAATTTTCTTTTCATCTTCTTGCCATTTTTCGGCTACCTTTCAAACTCTCTTTTCCGTTACCTTATTCTTTTTTGGAATATGGACCTTTCACTATACAGCCTCTAAACCAAAAAGGTTTGCTGCACCACAAGAAAAAGCCCATTCGTATGCCTCTTCGCAGGTGCGTTTTATCTTGCCTTTTGCTCTTCCCTTTCTTTTATTAACAGTTTTAACGGACATTTTTCAATTCCACCCTTTTTTCGATCTTAGCAAACTCCAAGAAATGTCCACCTTGACTGATACGCTTATCCTATTCGGATTCAGTTTGGGATTCATGATGCTTTTGCTAATTTTCTTCCCCCCCCTTATTCAATGGATTTGGCAATGTCAACCTCTAAAAGATTCTCCCTTTCAACAAAAATTACAAAAAATTTGTGAACGAGCAGGCTTTAAACACCCCAAGCTTAAAGTATGGACGGTCATGAATCAATCACTAACCGCTGCAATCATTGGTGTAATCCCACCTTTCCGCTACGTCTTATTTACAAAAAAGCTGCTCCATACGCTCTCTGCTGAGGCAATTGAAGCGATCCTTGCCCATGAAATTGGGCATAGCTACCGCAAGCATTTGCTGATTTACCCTTTTGTTTTATTTGGTTTCATGGTTTTGACAGGCATTCTTTCCCTTTTATTTGCTCAAACGATTGAAAATACCTTGAACTTAGAAATCCTTTTGAACCCCAACCTCAATTGGCAGCTGATTGTTCCCCTCCTTTTTTTTCTTTTCTACGGAACTTCTCTTATTCTTTACCTTCGTTATGTATTTGGTTTTTTTTCCCGTTTATTTGAGAGACAAGCAGATTTGCATGTCTATGCTCTAGGGGTTCCTCCCGAGCATATGATTAAAGCTTTAGATGAATTAGGCGTAGCCACCGGCCATACACATGAGCATCCTAGCTGGCACCATTACAGCATTCAACAGAGAATAAACTTTCTTCACCAAACGATTCAGTTCCCCTCTCTTATTGAGAGCCACAACCGCAAAGTGAAAAAGATTCTATTTGCTTACTTTATGGCCCTTTTTGTGGGGGCGTGCCTGCTTCTTTCCCCTTGGTTACCTCATCTATCTCCATTTTCTAAAATCCAACAAACTTTCTCTCATCTCTCACATTCTTTCAATCATTCCTGGAATGCTTCGCTTAGGTATAATCTAGCGCGAAAATATCAACATGACTACCGGTTAACAAGCCATTCGGCAATCCTACAAAAAACCTTGGAAGAGGCATTTGAATCTTTTGATAGGGGGAGGACGGTCGAAGAAATTAATCTGATTGCTTCCCAACGACTGTACAAGGCTGGAGAGGTTTATGCCAGCTCTATCCTCCTGACCCAAATTTGGCAACAAATGCCTTCCAAAGATTTTAAGCAGCAGTTTCTTACACAACTCTTCTCCTTTACAAATCTTCTTTTGCAAAACCCCTCCATCAATCAAGAAGCCATTCAACAACTCCAGCAAGAATATGAAAGAAAAATGAAGACGATTAAAATATCTAAAAAGGGCATTTAA
- the glmM gene encoding phosphoglucosamine mutase has protein sequence MKERGKVGKIFGTDGVRGKANRFPMTVEIALALGRAAGKIFRSHDGKHRVVIGKDTRLSCYMFENALISGLCSMGVDTLMVGPLPTPGVAFITRAYRADAGIVISASHNAYYDNGIKFFSSEGFKLPDTWEKQMEELVAANNFDDSLPADNDIGKNFKVTDADGRYIEFAKATFPRRLSLKNLTIALDCANGAGYKVAPLIFKELDAKVFVYGNTPDGLNINLQCGSLYPETIQKAVIEHRADVGIALDGDADRVIMVDENAQIIDGDTILAICAKDMQRTGMLRGNKVVSTVMSNFGLVKAMEELGIEVIQSQVGDRYVIQDMLEHDANLGGEQSGHLIFLDHNTTGDGLVCALQVMRIMIETDSKLSDLAAIVKKYPQVCLNVKVNAKPLLETLPSVTQKVTEVEEILGNSGRVLVRYSGTENICRVMVEGPKLQQVQQLANHIADEVRKQIGTLEK, from the coding sequence GTGAAAGAGCGTGGAAAAGTAGGGAAAATTTTTGGAACAGATGGTGTACGAGGCAAGGCAAACCGCTTTCCTATGACAGTCGAAATCGCTTTAGCCCTAGGGCGGGCAGCTGGGAAAATTTTCCGGTCCCATGACGGCAAACATCGGGTGGTGATTGGAAAGGATACTCGCTTGTCATGCTACATGTTCGAAAATGCCTTAATTTCTGGTTTGTGCTCAATGGGTGTGGATACGTTAATGGTCGGTCCTCTTCCCACTCCTGGAGTGGCCTTTATCACGCGCGCTTATCGCGCAGATGCTGGGATTGTCATTTCAGCTTCACACAATGCCTATTATGATAATGGAATCAAGTTTTTCTCTTCTGAAGGCTTTAAATTGCCGGACACCTGGGAAAAACAAATGGAAGAACTTGTCGCAGCTAATAACTTTGATGACAGCTTGCCTGCCGATAATGATATTGGAAAAAACTTCAAAGTGACGGATGCAGACGGGCGATATATTGAGTTTGCTAAAGCGACCTTTCCACGCCGCTTGTCTTTAAAAAATTTAACAATTGCTTTAGATTGTGCCAATGGGGCCGGCTATAAGGTTGCTCCCTTGATTTTTAAGGAATTAGATGCCAAGGTCTTTGTCTATGGAAATACGCCTGATGGTTTAAACATTAATTTGCAATGCGGCTCTCTCTATCCTGAAACCATTCAGAAGGCTGTCATTGAACATCGAGCAGACGTAGGGATTGCTTTAGATGGGGATGCAGACCGTGTGATTATGGTGGACGAGAATGCTCAGATTATTGATGGGGACACGATCTTAGCTATTTGTGCCAAAGATATGCAACGGACAGGGATGCTTCGAGGCAACAAAGTGGTCTCTACTGTGATGAGTAATTTTGGTCTTGTAAAAGCGATGGAAGAACTAGGGATTGAAGTGATTCAATCGCAAGTGGGCGATCGTTATGTGATTCAAGATATGTTGGAGCACGATGCGAACCTAGGAGGCGAGCAAAGCGGCCATTTAATTTTTCTCGATCATAATACCACTGGAGATGGATTAGTATGCGCTTTGCAGGTGATGCGCATTATGATTGAGACCGATTCTAAATTATCTGATTTAGCAGCTATTGTAAAAAAATATCCTCAAGTTTGTCTAAACGTCAAAGTAAATGCTAAACCCTTGCTTGAAACTTTACCAAGTGTGACCCAAAAGGTTACTGAGGTAGAAGAAATTTTAGGAAATTCTGGTCGAGTACTTGTGCGTTACTCGGGGACAGAAAATATTTGCCGCGTGATGGTAGAGGGGCCGAAATTGCAGCAAGTTCAGCAATTGGCAAATCACATCGCAGATGAGGTCAGAAAACAAATTGGAACTCTGGAAAAATAG
- the mnmE gene encoding tRNA uridine-5-carboxymethylaminomethyl(34) synthesis GTPase MnmE, which produces MDFIHESYQAGDTIAAIATPPGEGGVAIIRISGNYAIEVASRCFSRPVESLPTHTVHYGKIKNKEGEWIDHVLLLPMHAPRSYTGEHTVEIHCHGGSLIARRVLQTVLEAGARAARPGEFTFKAFMNGKLDLAQAEAVQELIGAKNEKALQAAGSHLQGALTRKISTFQKSLSDIAAILEAWVDFPEEGLEFASMEEIQATLKQATDAMQSLASTFHNGKILREGVSLCLIGCPNVGKSSLMNALLGKDRAIVSAIAGTTRDVLEDHLKLNGLNFRLLDTAGIRDSAEIVEAEGIRRSRQAMQEADLILFVLDASQGLQPDDHLLMQQIPPEKTIGVWNKIDIKQTELPPLPFPTVQASAQERQGLEVLQATIDEVIWKNGMPDQQEVVITSMRHLEALKGAIAFAQNVYDGLSHNLSPEFLCVDMRLCLRELGKIIGTNVTEDILSSIFSKFCIGK; this is translated from the coding sequence ATGGATTTTATTCACGAATCTTATCAGGCAGGTGATACAATTGCCGCCATTGCAACTCCACCGGGAGAAGGGGGAGTGGCGATTATTCGAATCTCTGGCAACTATGCGATTGAAGTGGCAAGCCGTTGTTTTTCACGCCCTGTAGAAAGTCTTCCTACTCATACTGTCCATTATGGCAAAATCAAAAATAAGGAAGGGGAATGGATTGATCATGTGCTTTTATTACCCATGCACGCCCCCCGTTCCTATACAGGTGAACATACCGTTGAAATCCATTGCCATGGAGGCAGCCTAATTGCGCGCCGTGTTTTGCAAACGGTTTTAGAAGCAGGCGCACGCGCTGCTCGTCCAGGAGAGTTTACCTTTAAAGCTTTTATGAATGGCAAGCTAGACCTAGCACAAGCGGAAGCTGTGCAAGAATTGATTGGAGCAAAAAATGAAAAAGCTCTACAAGCTGCTGGAAGCCATCTGCAGGGTGCTTTAACGCGCAAAATCTCCACTTTTCAGAAAAGCTTGAGCGACATCGCAGCAATCCTAGAAGCTTGGGTTGATTTTCCTGAAGAAGGGTTAGAATTTGCCAGTATGGAAGAGATTCAAGCCACTCTTAAGCAAGCTACGGATGCCATGCAAAGTCTTGCCTCTACTTTTCATAATGGAAAAATCCTTCGAGAGGGGGTTTCCCTGTGCTTAATCGGCTGCCCAAATGTGGGAAAATCGTCTTTAATGAATGCCTTGCTTGGAAAAGATCGTGCGATTGTCTCTGCAATTGCCGGGACAACCCGAGATGTTTTAGAAGATCATTTAAAATTAAATGGCTTAAATTTTCGGCTTCTTGACACAGCGGGTATTCGCGATTCGGCAGAAATCGTGGAAGCTGAGGGGATCCGACGTTCTCGTCAAGCAATGCAAGAAGCGGATTTAATTCTTTTTGTGCTGGATGCAAGTCAAGGGTTGCAGCCGGATGACCATCTATTAATGCAACAAATTCCACCTGAAAAAACCATTGGTGTATGGAATAAAATTGACATCAAGCAAACTGAACTTCCTCCCCTTCCTTTTCCAACTGTGCAAGCTTCTGCACAAGAACGACAAGGACTGGAAGTTTTGCAAGCCACGATCGATGAAGTGATTTGGAAAAATGGGATGCCTGATCAGCAAGAGGTGGTTATCACGAGCATGCGACACCTCGAAGCTTTAAAAGGAGCGATTGCCTTTGCGCAAAATGTGTATGATGGATTATCTCATAATCTTTCCCCCGAATTTTTATGTGTAGACATGCGCTTGTGTTTGCGCGAATTGGGAAAAATTATAGGAACAAACGTGACGGAAGATATTCTTTCTTCTATCTTTTCAAAATTTTGCATTGGGAAATGA
- the glmS gene encoding glutamine--fructose-6-phosphate transaminase (isomerizing), with protein sequence MCGIIGYIGLKNPIEIVLDGLKRLEYRGYDSAGIAGIYQGEIAFCKEVGKIAALEKEIKEAQMCVESMAIGQTRWATHGKPNKTNAHPHFNEEQTLAIVHNGIIENHDALRRELKAEGIQFSSETDTEVVAHLIGKFYQGDLVEAVKKTLPFLKGTFAIALIHRDFPDQIVAIAHESPLVIGVGEGEAFVSSDPHAFAAHTREVAFLLTGEIAVVKADKLEVFDVAKGEIEKKLEKMHALLESASKGDYEHYTLKEIFEQPQTIRNALSGRFIQDYGTALFEGINFEVNELLEVERILILACGTSWHAGYLAAYMLEDRARIPVQVEISSEFRYKNPVVPAGTLAIAISQSGETADTLAAVRELKTKGVKVLAICNVEGSHLAREADASIFLRAGQEIGVCSTKAFTSQVVVLALFTLLMARMRHMDKKEGQSFLEALQKLPDQVQKVLNQSHKIQEIAKKYAHYDNFFYLGRSYMYPASLEGALKLKEISYINANGYPAGEMKHGPIALINENCPTVALCGNKSTFEKLLSNLMEIKARSGKVIAIAETCEKGLEGIADDIIYIPQTIDEVSGVLTTVVSQLLAYYIAKERGAEIDQPRNLAKSVTVE encoded by the coding sequence ATGTGCGGGATTATTGGGTATATAGGGCTTAAAAATCCGATTGAGATTGTTTTAGATGGTTTAAAAAGGCTCGAATATCGAGGATACGATTCGGCTGGGATCGCAGGGATTTATCAGGGGGAAATTGCATTTTGCAAAGAAGTAGGCAAAATCGCAGCTCTAGAAAAAGAAATCAAAGAAGCGCAAATGTGCGTGGAGAGTATGGCGATTGGGCAAACGCGCTGGGCCACTCATGGAAAGCCTAATAAAACTAATGCTCATCCTCATTTTAATGAAGAGCAAACTTTAGCCATTGTACACAATGGGATTATCGAGAATCACGACGCTTTGCGGCGTGAATTGAAAGCAGAGGGTATTCAATTTTCTTCGGAGACCGACACTGAAGTTGTAGCCCATCTCATAGGGAAGTTTTACCAGGGCGATTTAGTAGAGGCTGTTAAAAAAACACTCCCTTTCTTAAAAGGAACATTTGCGATCGCCTTAATTCACCGAGATTTTCCCGATCAAATTGTCGCCATTGCGCATGAATCCCCCTTGGTTATCGGAGTGGGGGAAGGAGAAGCCTTTGTCTCTTCAGATCCGCATGCTTTTGCTGCCCACACCCGAGAAGTGGCTTTTTTGCTGACGGGTGAGATAGCAGTTGTTAAAGCAGATAAATTAGAAGTGTTTGATGTGGCAAAAGGAGAGATCGAAAAGAAGCTAGAGAAAATGCATGCTCTTTTAGAAAGTGCCTCCAAGGGGGATTATGAGCACTACACCTTAAAAGAGATTTTCGAACAACCTCAAACCATTCGCAACGCCCTTTCAGGCCGTTTTATTCAAGATTACGGAACGGCCTTATTTGAAGGAATCAATTTTGAAGTGAATGAGTTGCTAGAGGTGGAAAGAATTTTAATTCTCGCCTGCGGCACCTCATGGCATGCGGGTTATCTGGCTGCTTACATGCTAGAAGATCGCGCTCGTATCCCTGTGCAAGTTGAAATCTCTTCTGAATTTCGGTATAAAAATCCCGTGGTCCCCGCGGGGACGTTAGCCATTGCGATTAGTCAATCGGGAGAAACTGCCGATACCTTAGCAGCTGTGCGAGAGCTAAAGACAAAGGGAGTGAAGGTTTTGGCAATTTGCAATGTGGAAGGGTCTCATTTAGCCCGAGAAGCTGATGCGAGCATCTTTTTGAGAGCTGGCCAAGAAATCGGGGTTTGTTCCACTAAAGCCTTTACCAGCCAAGTGGTCGTACTAGCGCTCTTTACCTTATTAATGGCCCGTATGCGGCACATGGATAAAAAAGAGGGGCAATCCTTCTTAGAAGCTTTGCAAAAGCTGCCGGATCAAGTGCAAAAAGTTTTAAATCAAAGCCACAAAATTCAAGAAATTGCCAAGAAATATGCTCACTATGACAATTTCTTTTACTTAGGAAGAAGTTACATGTATCCGGCAAGCTTGGAAGGTGCATTAAAACTTAAAGAAATTTCATATATTAATGCCAACGGTTACCCTGCAGGAGAAATGAAGCATGGACCGATTGCCTTAATCAATGAAAATTGCCCAACAGTTGCCTTATGCGGTAACAAGTCTACCTTTGAAAAACTCTTAAGCAACTTGATGGAAATTAAAGCTCGCAGCGGCAAGGTGATTGCCATTGCAGAAACTTGTGAGAAAGGGCTCGAAGGAATTGCCGATGATATTATCTACATTCCACAAACTATCGATGAGGTTTCGGGTGTTCTGACAACGGTAGTCTCGCAGTTGTTAGCTTACTACATCGCAAAGGAGCGAGGGGCAGAAATTGACCAGCCTCGCAACTTAGCAAAATCCGTCACGGTCGAATAG
- a CDS encoding MoxR family ATPase: MSDLDSAIQPILQKFQLAKQEISKVIVGQKEMVDRLLVALLADGHVLLEGLPGLAKTLAITTLAKTIQCDCKRIQFTPDLLPADLIGTSIYNPKDHSFHVNQGPIFTNILIADEINRAPAKVQSALLEVMQERQATISGKTFATGSPFLVLATQNPIEQEGTYGLPEAQTDRFMMKIQVEYPTLEEEKMIIERMTTFGKRLTPNPILSREEILAARQLVNQIYVDEKIVHYILNIIFATRNPKAYEISLDHLLLSGASPRASIALTLAGKAQAFLAGRAFVVPHDIKQIAHAILRHRLRRTYEAEAESISPDEIIDRILEKIPVP; the protein is encoded by the coding sequence ATGAGTGATCTAGATTCTGCTATTCAGCCAATCTTGCAAAAGTTTCAGTTAGCAAAACAGGAAATAAGTAAAGTCATTGTTGGGCAAAAAGAAATGGTTGACCGGCTTTTAGTGGCTTTATTAGCTGACGGCCATGTTTTGTTAGAAGGTCTCCCCGGATTAGCAAAAACACTGGCAATTACAACGCTAGCTAAAACGATCCAATGCGATTGCAAGCGGATACAGTTCACTCCCGATCTTCTTCCAGCAGACTTAATTGGAACCTCGATTTACAATCCTAAAGATCATTCTTTTCACGTTAATCAAGGTCCGATTTTTACCAATATTCTGATTGCAGACGAAATCAACCGAGCCCCCGCTAAAGTTCAATCCGCTCTCTTAGAAGTGATGCAAGAAAGGCAGGCTACCATTTCTGGAAAAACTTTCGCCACTGGCTCCCCTTTTTTGGTGTTAGCCACTCAAAATCCCATCGAACAAGAAGGCACCTATGGACTCCCAGAGGCTCAAACAGATCGCTTTATGATGAAAATTCAAGTGGAGTACCCCACCCTTGAAGAAGAAAAGATGATTATTGAACGAATGACTACCTTTGGAAAACGATTAACTCCAAACCCAATTTTATCTAGAGAAGAGATTTTGGCGGCACGGCAACTCGTCAACCAGATTTATGTAGATGAAAAAATTGTCCACTACATTTTAAATATCATCTTTGCCACAAGAAATCCTAAAGCCTATGAAATTTCCCTTGATCACCTTTTGCTCTCGGGCGCTTCTCCCCGAGCAAGTATTGCTTTAACCTTAGCAGGTAAAGCTCAAGCTTTTTTAGCAGGCCGAGCTTTTGTAGTCCCGCATGATATCAAGCAGATAGCCCATGCTATTTTACGCCATCGCTTGCGAAGAACTTACGAAGCAGAAGCGGAAAGCATCTCTCCAGATGAAATAATCGACCGTATTCTTGAAAAAATTCCGGTCCCTTAA
- a CDS encoding DUF1761 domain-containing protein — protein sequence MISLSAVHFVPIFVTACIYIALGMLWYSPWLFGTIWLKEMNLVPEQIRTPWIESLSAFLMALLMSYILSQFVVLTNSYTLTQGACLGFLIWLGFIVPTLFSNVLWEKKPIKVYLIHISLVLLFLVISGSILSFWR from the coding sequence ATGATTTCACTTTCAGCAGTTCACTTTGTCCCGATCTTCGTCACTGCCTGCATCTATATAGCTTTAGGAATGCTTTGGTATTCTCCCTGGCTATTTGGAACTATCTGGTTGAAAGAAATGAATCTCGTCCCCGAACAAATTCGCACTCCCTGGATTGAATCTTTAAGTGCTTTCTTGATGGCACTCTTAATGTCCTATATTTTATCGCAATTTGTCGTTTTGACAAATTCTTATACCCTTACACAAGGAGCTTGCTTAGGCTTTTTAATTTGGCTTGGTTTTATTGTCCCCACTCTCTTTTCAAATGTCCTTTGGGAAAAAAAACCTATAAAAGTTTATTTAATCCATATTTCGCTGGTTTTACTTTTCCTAGTGATTAGCGGAAGCATTCTGTCGTTTTGGAGATAA
- a CDS encoding alpha/beta hydrolase, with protein sequence MLPNSSLSSSSSSFSLSSSVSLASNDDDEQQLYLISNRKNFIDRYEFSMSTKIARVFFSSREKAEEDFEQFIDHNAEKFKKRKILILIHGFTVTYEGAVDTLEQVAYEVNKSYDIVIGYLYPAGAKFYQYSKAKKRGLRAARAYLSNILRRIQPLAQRLDIAAHSMGTIVAMNALNQSQSPKINNLFLLGGAINETSIFDCDGHKCTHLQQALTNASKIYIFYSCNDAILPWLHLFNPTQTVGSPGEEILKKPIAHNVYLINTTSIVKDHSGYYKSQEIFEFFKKAVDCSDRKEDLSDRYFTFESGKLTSHLKPKICPRKDGIWLTIRTQLPIPKRKPNSFSQTTIEATTIYGTENIFSTHYNTENWKNDLYTL encoded by the coding sequence ATGCTTCCTAACTCTTCTTTATCCTCTTCCTCTTCTTCATTTTCTTTATCTTCTTCCGTTTCTTTGGCTAGCAATGATGACGACGAACAACAACTCTATTTGATTAGCAATCGCAAAAATTTTATAGACCGTTATGAATTTTCCATGTCAACTAAAATTGCGCGTGTTTTTTTCTCTTCGCGAGAAAAAGCGGAAGAAGATTTTGAGCAATTTATTGATCATAATGCTGAAAAATTTAAGAAACGTAAAATTCTTATTCTTATCCATGGATTCACTGTCACATACGAAGGAGCAGTTGACACATTAGAACAAGTTGCCTATGAAGTTAACAAAAGTTATGATATAGTAATCGGTTATTTATATCCTGCTGGTGCTAAATTTTATCAATACAGCAAAGCGAAAAAGAGAGGATTGCGCGCCGCTAGAGCCTATCTATCCAACATTTTGCGTCGCATACAACCATTAGCTCAACGCCTAGACATTGCTGCTCATAGCATGGGGACTATAGTTGCCATGAATGCATTAAATCAAAGTCAAAGCCCCAAAATTAATAATCTTTTCTTGCTTGGAGGAGCGATTAATGAGACAAGTATTTTCGATTGTGACGGCCATAAATGCACCCATTTGCAACAAGCATTGACCAATGCGAGCAAAATTTATATTTTTTATTCATGCAACGATGCAATTTTGCCATGGCTTCACTTGTTTAATCCTACACAAACAGTCGGAAGCCCCGGTGAAGAAATTCTCAAAAAACCCATCGCCCACAATGTGTACTTAATTAATACTACGTCAATTGTTAAGGATCATAGCGGGTATTACAAAAGCCAAGAAATTTTTGAATTTTTTAAAAAAGCTGTGGATTGTTCTGATCGCAAAGAGGATTTAAGCGATCGTTACTTTACTTTTGAGAGTGGGAAATTAACCTCTCATTTAAAACCCAAAATTTGTCCCAGAAAAGATGGAATATGGCTCACCATTCGCACCCAATTACCTATACCCAAAAGAAAGCCCAACTCTTTTTCTCAAACCACAATTGAAGCCACTACAATTTATGGAACAGAAAATATCTTCTCAACACATTATAACACAGAAAACTGGAAAAATGATTTATACACCCTCTAA
- the nth gene encoding endonuclease III, with protein MDKKACARRIGEILNAYFPSPAVPLKHQDPYTLLIAVLLSAQCTDARVNSITPHLFALAHTPEQMVQLSVAKIQETIRPCGLSLTKAKAIWELSKILIEKHQGIVPASFEELEELPGVGHKTASVVMAQAFNIPAFPVDTHILRCAKRWGLSMGKTPAHVEKDLKELFPKTDWIKVHLQIIYFARKFCQARQHVHDVCPICSTLSLTN; from the coding sequence GTGGATAAAAAAGCATGCGCTAGGCGAATCGGTGAGATTTTAAACGCATATTTTCCCTCCCCTGCTGTGCCACTTAAACATCAAGACCCCTACACTTTATTGATAGCTGTTTTGCTGTCAGCTCAATGTACCGATGCGCGAGTCAATTCCATTACGCCACATTTGTTTGCCTTAGCGCATACGCCCGAGCAAATGGTGCAGTTATCAGTGGCAAAAATTCAAGAGACCATTCGCCCTTGCGGGTTATCTTTAACTAAAGCCAAAGCAATTTGGGAATTATCAAAAATCTTGATCGAGAAACACCAAGGGATCGTTCCTGCTAGCTTTGAGGAATTAGAAGAGCTGCCTGGCGTGGGTCATAAAACAGCTTCCGTAGTTATGGCTCAAGCTTTTAATATTCCTGCCTTTCCCGTAGATACCCATATTTTGCGATGTGCTAAACGGTGGGGATTAAGCATGGGAAAAACCCCAGCCCACGTCGAAAAAGATCTCAAAGAACTTTTTCCTAAAACAGATTGGATCAAAGTCCATTTGCAAATCATTTATTTTGCGCGGAAATTTTGCCAAGCGCGGCAGCATGTTCACGATGTTTGTCCGATTTGTTCCACGCTTTCCTTAACAAACTAG
- a CDS encoding class I fructose-bisphosphate aldolase, whose product MPTLAAQKGSFLNTVEELLGDEAPFLLNYSCKAVTQDAIHKPGSDWVERIFGISNRSIPVLRNLQSIFNHGRLGGTGYLSILPVDQGVEHSAGASFAPNPLYFDPENIVRLAIEGGCNAVASTLGTLGSVARKYAHKIPFILKINHNELLSYPNSFDQILFANVQQAYEMGAAAVGATIYFGSPESHRQIQEVSEAFHLAHELGMATILWCYLRNPAFKMDGVDYHESADLTGQANYLGATIEADIVKQKLPVINGGYPAINRVTKGYGKYSEHMYDKLCEDHPIDLCRYQVLNGFSGRAGLINSGGASGKNDLKDALKTAIINKRAGGIGLISGRKSFQKPMNEGVKLLNLIQDVYLAKEITLA is encoded by the coding sequence ATGCCAACATTAGCAGCTCAAAAAGGATCTTTTTTAAACACTGTCGAAGAACTTCTGGGCGATGAAGCCCCTTTTTTACTCAACTATAGCTGCAAAGCGGTGACCCAGGATGCCATTCACAAACCCGGTTCTGATTGGGTAGAGCGCATTTTTGGGATCAGCAATCGATCTATCCCTGTTTTGCGCAATTTACAATCCATTTTCAACCATGGACGCTTAGGCGGAACGGGATATCTCTCTATCTTGCCCGTAGATCAAGGGGTTGAACATTCTGCAGGCGCTTCTTTTGCCCCCAATCCCCTTTATTTTGATCCTGAGAATATTGTGAGACTGGCGATTGAAGGGGGCTGTAATGCCGTCGCTTCAACCCTTGGAACTTTAGGAAGCGTAGCCCGTAAATATGCTCATAAAATCCCTTTCATTTTAAAAATTAACCACAACGAACTTTTATCCTATCCCAATTCTTTCGACCAGATTTTATTTGCGAATGTTCAGCAAGCCTATGAAATGGGGGCAGCTGCGGTAGGAGCAACCATTTATTTTGGCTCACCAGAAAGCCATCGGCAAATTCAAGAAGTCAGCGAGGCTTTTCATCTGGCACATGAGCTTGGAATGGCCACTATATTGTGGTGCTATTTGAGAAACCCAGCTTTTAAAATGGATGGAGTGGATTACCACGAAAGCGCGGATTTAACAGGACAGGCAAATTATTTAGGAGCCACCATCGAAGCTGATATCGTTAAACAAAAGCTGCCGGTGATAAATGGCGGTTACCCAGCCATCAACCGCGTGACAAAAGGATATGGCAAATATTCTGAACACATGTATGATAAGCTTTGTGAAGATCATCCGATTGATCTTTGTCGTTACCAGGTCCTGAATGGGTTTAGTGGGCGCGCAGGCTTAATTAACTCAGGAGGAGCTTCTGGCAAAAACGATCTTAAAGACGCTTTAAAAACCGCCATTATTAACAAAAGAGCGGGAGGAATCGGATTAATCAGCGGGAGAAAGTCTTTCCAAAAGCCTATGAATGAAGGAGTCAAGCTGCTTAACCTCATTCAAGATGTTTATCTGGCAAAAGAAATTACATTAGCTTAA